The Blautia hydrogenotrophica DSM 10507 genome window below encodes:
- a CDS encoding ABC transporter permease — MPYEKSKNNKEAQGFLKWMRRSPSTGAAVAFVLVLIVMTIFGKGVFFSTNNIINILRQGAVLSVVAIGQTFVIVSGGIDLSVAPMVSLSTVAVSACIVNYEMNLAVACLIAVAICALLGCLNGALITFVKIPPIIATLATSMAFQGLCLLYSEGYGINLPQGHPLTEVLGRGKIAGFPLSGVLMIVIYLIFFVVLRYTKMGRVTYGIGGNAEAVRLSGISLNKYSIYIYTISGFTAGVAGILLTGRLNCGHPYNGEAMDLNSIAAVVLGGSSVSGGIGSIWGTLIGVFILTMIENGLNMMNMNPYLQQMVKGLIIVIAVGFGSLRERKK; from the coding sequence ATGCCGTATGAAAAAAGCAAAAACAACAAAGAGGCCCAGGGTTTTCTGAAATGGATGAGACGGTCTCCATCCACAGGTGCGGCCGTCGCCTTTGTACTGGTTTTAATTGTGATGACGATCTTCGGGAAAGGTGTGTTCTTTTCCACGAACAACATCATCAACATCCTTCGCCAAGGCGCGGTGTTGTCTGTCGTGGCCATCGGGCAGACGTTTGTCATTGTCAGCGGAGGCATTGACTTGTCCGTGGCACCGATGGTAAGTCTCAGTACCGTGGCTGTGTCTGCCTGCATTGTGAACTATGAGATGAACCTGGCGGTGGCCTGCCTGATAGCGGTGGCGATCTGTGCACTGCTGGGCTGCTTGAACGGGGCATTGATTACCTTCGTGAAAATTCCTCCCATTATCGCGACGCTGGCCACGTCCATGGCATTCCAGGGACTGTGCCTGCTGTATTCCGAGGGATATGGAATCAATCTTCCCCAGGGGCATCCGTTGACGGAGGTGCTGGGGAGGGGAAAGATCGCAGGTTTCCCTCTGTCGGGAGTGCTGATGATCGTCATTTATCTGATCTTCTTCGTGGTTTTGAGATATACGAAAATGGGCAGGGTGACTTATGGAATCGGCGGAAATGCTGAGGCAGTCCGCCTCTCAGGAATTTCCCTGAACAAATACAGCATCTATATCTATACCATCTCCGGTTTTACCGCCGGAGTGGCGGGGATTCTTCTGACGGGCCGTCTAAACTGCGGACATCCATATAACGGAGAGGCCATGGACCTGAATTCCATCGCCGCCGTGGTGTTGGGAGGCTCCAGTGTGTCAGGAGGAATCGGAAGTATCTGGGGGACGCTGATCGGCGTATTCATCCTGACGATGATTGAGAACGGTCTGAATATGATGAACATGAACCCGTATTTGCAGCAGATGGTGAAAGGCTTGATCATTGTGATTGCGGTGGGCTTCGGCAGTTTGAGAGAGAGAAAAAAATAA
- a CDS encoding sugar ABC transporter ATP-binding protein, whose translation MENTEFLLEMRGIDKVFPGTHALDHVDFNLRKGEIHALIGQNGSGKSTLMNILSGGLRMDAGQILRNGQEVNLRSPLSALEHGIAMIHQELKLFPELTVAENLYFGRFPRKGGFIDWERLYEMADENMQTVSRSIRGRQRVGELSVAEQQMVEIVRAVTKNTEVVIMDEPTASLTDEETQTLFRMVQKIKETGVSIIFISHRLDEVIRISDRVTVLRDGVLIGCLEKAEIRDKDQLVNMMIRVRPSATLKEDDKEIGPVVLKTQNLCYKNRLKNLNLSLYQGEVLGIAGLVGAGRTELLKTIFGVYTPTDGEIVVGEKVYRKLGIRQAVKLGIAYMPEDRKGEGLLLKMSVADNEIYAGLEFYCRGGLLNTKRQRQTVEEMGRQLRLKAGSVRDQAGSLSGGNQQKIVIAKWLIAQSSIILMDEPTRGIDVGAKGEIYNLVRQLAREGKSVIFVSSELEEIQTVSDRILVMREGEITKELPMNSTVEEMMRYAV comes from the coding sequence ATGGAAAATACGGAATTTCTTTTGGAAATGAGAGGAATAGACAAAGTTTTTCCAGGGACGCACGCGCTAGATCATGTGGATTTCAATCTGCGCAAGGGAGAAATTCACGCGCTGATCGGACAGAACGGTTCGGGGAAGTCCACCCTGATGAATATTCTGTCCGGCGGCCTGCGGATGGATGCGGGGCAGATTCTGCGAAATGGCCAGGAGGTGAATCTTAGATCTCCCCTTTCCGCGCTGGAACATGGAATCGCGATGATTCACCAGGAGTTAAAGCTTTTTCCAGAGCTGACGGTGGCGGAGAATCTGTATTTTGGAAGGTTTCCCAGAAAGGGAGGATTCATTGACTGGGAACGGCTCTATGAGATGGCAGATGAGAACATGCAGACGGTCAGCAGGAGCATTAGAGGCAGGCAGAGGGTGGGAGAACTCTCTGTGGCGGAGCAGCAGATGGTAGAGATTGTGCGGGCAGTTACAAAGAACACGGAAGTGGTGATTATGGATGAGCCTACCGCTTCTCTTACCGATGAGGAGACCCAGACGCTATTTCGGATGGTGCAGAAGATCAAGGAGACGGGAGTCAGCATCATCTTCATATCTCACAGATTGGATGAGGTTATCCGGATATCGGACCGGGTGACAGTTCTTAGAGATGGCGTGCTCATCGGCTGCCTAGAAAAAGCAGAGATACGGGATAAAGATCAGTTGGTGAACATGATGATTCGTGTCAGACCCAGTGCCACACTGAAAGAGGATGACAAGGAGATCGGCCCGGTGGTGCTGAAGACTCAAAACCTCTGCTATAAAAACCGTTTGAAGAATTTAAATCTGTCTTTGTACCAGGGAGAAGTCCTGGGAATTGCCGGCCTGGTGGGCGCGGGTAGAACGGAACTGCTGAAGACGATCTTTGGCGTGTACACCCCTACAGACGGAGAGATCGTCGTCGGGGAGAAGGTATACCGGAAGCTGGGAATTCGGCAGGCGGTGAAACTGGGAATCGCCTATATGCCGGAAGACCGAAAGGGTGAGGGGCTTCTGCTGAAAATGTCTGTGGCAGACAATGAGATTTATGCGGGACTGGAGTTCTATTGCCGAGGCGGACTGCTGAACACGAAGAGACAGAGGCAGACCGTGGAGGAGATGGGGAGACAGCTTCGCCTGAAAGCAGGCAGCGTGAGAGATCAGGCAGGCTCTTTAAGTGGAGGCAACCAGCAGAAAATCGTGATTGCAAAATGGCTGATCGCTCAGTCGTCCATCATTCTGATGGATGAACCCACCAGAGGGATTGATGTGGGAGCGAAAGGTGAGATCTATAACCTGGTAAGGCAGCTGGCCAGGGAAGGGAAAAGCGTGATCTTTGTGTCCTCAGAGCTGGAAGAGATTCAGACAGTGAGTGACCGGATTCTCGTGATGCGGGAAGGAGAAATCACGAAAGAGCTGCCGATGAATTCTACTGTGGAGGAGATGATGCGTTATGCCGTATGA
- a CDS encoding sugar ABC transporter substrate-binding protein → MKKRVLGILLATYLGAAMLTGCSQTESTDGESTAAAAKDEGSGDGWTGGYVCHSANVFFDAIEKGLVEAAKENGGTIVRSDSELDLQAEMSIVENFISQDVDVIFLTPNDPSGSIESVKLANDAGIPVVVISSELEEGDYEVLATVKSDDYTAGKQAAEYAMEQIGQSGDVLILNGMQTSDVIDRIRGYKDVIEQYEDVKIANEVMVNENSVAACTSAIENMLMACPDAKAVLCYNGFGIPAGYAAMENLGKDTNSISIVDVDGLPEEAELLAGGKMGKSAAYGQDTPGFGKKAVEIFQGYQQNPEAFEAGQLCEIETIEITPETAADYDVYD, encoded by the coding sequence ATGAAAAAAAGAGTTTTGGGGATCTTGTTGGCTACATACCTCGGAGCAGCGATGCTGACGGGATGCAGCCAGACAGAGAGCACGGACGGTGAGAGCACAGCGGCGGCAGCTAAGGACGAAGGGAGCGGGGACGGCTGGACCGGAGGCTATGTCTGCCATTCGGCGAATGTTTTCTTTGATGCCATCGAGAAAGGTCTGGTAGAGGCAGCGAAGGAGAATGGAGGCACGATTGTCCGCTCCGATTCAGAGTTGGATTTACAGGCGGAGATGTCCATTGTGGAGAATTTTATCTCCCAGGATGTGGATGTGATCTTTCTGACGCCGAATGATCCTTCGGGAAGCATCGAGAGTGTGAAGCTGGCCAACGATGCGGGGATACCGGTGGTGGTCATCAGTTCTGAGCTGGAAGAAGGAGACTATGAAGTCCTGGCCACGGTGAAATCTGACGATTATACCGCAGGAAAGCAGGCGGCAGAGTATGCGATGGAACAGATTGGCCAAAGCGGGGATGTGCTGATCTTAAATGGAATGCAGACTTCTGATGTGATCGACCGTATTCGGGGCTACAAGGACGTGATCGAACAGTATGAGGACGTGAAGATTGCCAATGAGGTGATGGTAAATGAGAATTCTGTGGCAGCTTGCACCTCAGCGATTGAGAATATGCTGATGGCCTGCCCGGACGCGAAGGCGGTTCTGTGTTATAACGGATTCGGAATTCCAGCTGGTTATGCGGCCATGGAGAATCTGGGAAAAGATACGAATTCCATCAGCATTGTGGATGTGGACGGTCTACCGGAAGAGGCAGAGCTACTGGCCGGAGGCAAAATGGGGAAGTCGGCGGCCTATGGCCAGGACACGCCTGGTTTTGGAAAGAAGGCGGTGGAGATTTTCCAGGGATATCAGCAGAACCCGGAAGCCTTTGAAGCAGGGCAACTGTGTGAAATTGAAACCATCGAGATCACCCCGGAGACCGCGGCGGACTACGACGTGTATGATTGA
- a CDS encoding GNAT family N-acetyltransferase, protein MMNIREYEEADIYKVAELCINNWKESFVGILEQNYLDGLTINFGIRLWNNHLLLNGAKIFIAEEEKKFCGFIAIHDDEEIDNCIYISSLHIHRNQREKGIGTKLIRYVGKYAYRKYQKMSICILKGNDGAKRLYERLGAEHFKDFEDNFHGTGTITQSEKLIWRNIDCFQ, encoded by the coding sequence ATGATGAATATAAGGGAATATGAAGAAGCGGATATTTACAAAGTAGCAGAATTATGTATCAATAATTGGAAAGAATCTTTTGTTGGAATATTAGAACAAAATTATTTGGATGGATTAACAATAAATTTCGGCATAAGACTTTGGAATAATCATTTATTATTGAATGGTGCTAAGATATTTATCGCCGAAGAAGAAAAAAAATTTTGTGGCTTCATCGCAATTCATGACGACGAAGAAATTGATAATTGTATATATATATCATCTTTGCATATACATCGAAATCAAAGAGAAAAGGGAATTGGAACTAAGTTGATTCGCTATGTTGGAAAATATGCTTATCGTAAATATCAAAAAATGAGCATATGTATCTTGAAAGGAAATGATGGTGCAAAAAGATTATATGAAAGGCTTGGGGCTGAACATTTTAAAGATTTTGAGGACAATTTCCACGGTACCGGAACAATTACTCAGTCAGAGAAACTTATATGGCGAAATATTGATTGTTTTCAATAG
- the leuD gene encoding 3-isopropylmalate dehydratase small subunit, translating to MRANGTVFKYGDNVDTDVIIPARYLNSSDPAELATHCMEDIDKEFVKKVRKGDIIVADKNFGCGSSREHAPLAIKAAGVSCVIAQTFARIFYRNAINIGLPIIECPEASRGIEDGDQVEVDFDSGMIYNRTKGTQFKGQAFPEFMQKIIAAEGLVNYINSQHQK from the coding sequence ATGAGAGCAAATGGAACAGTTTTTAAATATGGAGATAATGTGGATACGGATGTGATTATCCCGGCTCGCTATCTGAACTCTTCTGACCCGGCAGAGCTGGCCACTCACTGCATGGAGGATATTGACAAGGAATTTGTCAAAAAAGTACGCAAAGGCGATATCATTGTCGCGGATAAGAACTTCGGATGTGGTTCATCTAGGGAACATGCTCCTCTTGCGATCAAAGCCGCAGGGGTGAGCTGTGTGATCGCTCAGACTTTCGCGAGGATTTTTTATAGAAATGCAATCAACATTGGGCTTCCAATTATTGAGTGTCCGGAGGCGTCTAGAGGGATTGAAGATGGGGATCAAGTAGAGGTGGATTTTGACAGTGGTATGATCTACAACCGTACAAAAGGGACGCAGTTTAAAGGACAGGCATTCCCTGAGTTTATGCAGAAAATTATAGCAGCTGAGGGATTAGTCAATTATATTAACAGCCAACATCAGAAATAG
- the leuC gene encoding 3-isopropylmalate dehydratase large subunit yields the protein MGMTMTQKILAAHAGLDYVEAGQLIEADLDLVLGNDITSPVAIHEMEKMTVDTVFDKDKVALVMDHFIPNKDIKSAEHCKCVREFACRHDITNYFDVGEMGIEHALLPEKGLTVAGDVIIGADSHTCTYGALGAFSTGVGSTDMAAGMATGKAWFKVPPAIKFHLTGKPSKWVSGKDVILHIIGMIGVDGALYKSMEFVGDGIQHLSMDDRFTIANMAIEAGGKNGIFPVDDLAVAYMREHSKREFKIYEADEDAVYEEEYTIDLSQLKPTIAFPHLPENTRTIDEITADVVIDQSVIGSCTNGRMEDLRIAAEILKGRKVKKGIRCIVIPATQAIYLQAMKEGLLEIFIEAGAVVSTPTCGPCLGGYMGILAEGERCISTTNRNFVGRMGHVDSEVYLASPAVAAASAVTGKISAPAELGL from the coding sequence ATGGGAATGACTATGACACAGAAAATCCTGGCAGCGCATGCGGGATTGGACTATGTGGAAGCCGGACAGCTCATCGAGGCTGATTTGGATTTAGTGTTGGGGAATGATATCACTTCTCCGGTAGCGATTCATGAAATGGAAAAAATGACGGTGGATACGGTTTTTGACAAAGATAAGGTGGCCTTGGTCATGGACCACTTTATTCCAAATAAGGATATCAAATCGGCAGAGCACTGTAAATGTGTCCGGGAGTTTGCCTGTCGTCATGATATTACGAATTACTTTGATGTGGGAGAGATGGGAATTGAACATGCTCTGCTCCCGGAAAAAGGATTGACGGTGGCAGGCGATGTAATTATCGGAGCAGATTCTCATACCTGTACTTATGGTGCTCTGGGGGCGTTTTCCACGGGAGTGGGAAGCACAGATATGGCTGCGGGGATGGCTACAGGAAAAGCTTGGTTTAAAGTGCCTCCTGCGATCAAATTTCATTTGACTGGAAAACCTTCTAAGTGGGTGAGTGGAAAAGATGTAATACTGCATATCATCGGTATGATCGGCGTGGATGGGGCTCTCTATAAATCCATGGAATTCGTGGGAGATGGAATACAGCATTTATCTATGGATGATCGTTTTACAATTGCGAATATGGCAATTGAAGCAGGAGGTAAGAATGGAATATTTCCCGTGGATGATCTGGCAGTCGCGTATATGAGAGAACATTCTAAGAGAGAGTTTAAGATCTATGAGGCAGATGAGGATGCCGTCTATGAAGAGGAGTATACGATTGATTTAAGTCAACTAAAGCCTACGATAGCATTTCCACATCTACCTGAAAACACGAGGACAATTGATGAGATTACGGCGGATGTGGTGATTGACCAGTCAGTGATTGGCTCCTGTACAAATGGAAGAATGGAAGACCTGAGGATTGCGGCAGAGATTTTAAAGGGTCGTAAAGTGAAGAAGGGGATCCGCTGCATAGTGATTCCGGCTACCCAGGCGATCTATTTGCAGGCTATGAAAGAAGGACTTTTGGAGATCTTTATCGAGGCGGGAGCAGTGGTGAGTACTCCGACTTGCGGTCCATGTCTGGGAGGATACATGGGAATTCTGGCGGAGGGAGAACGCTGTATTTCCACTACGAACCGTAACTTTGTGGGGCGTATGGGCCATGTAGACTCGGAAGTCTATTTGGCTAGTCCGGCGGTGGCGGCTGCCAGTGCGGTGACTGGAAAGATTTCTGCTCCGGCAGAATTGGGATTATAG
- a CDS encoding LysR family transcriptional regulator yields the protein MSNNLSLYNIFYTVGKTSNISKAAKELYISQPAISKAIRRLEEELQTVLFKRSSRGVFLTDEGKLLFHHVESAFNSLKTGEDLLAHNRTLGISQLRIGGSTTLCKYILLPYLKNFIQAHPHVKLTISCQSTYQTLSLLEEGKIDIGLVGKTQNLKNFSFHPLCPIQDTFVSTKDYLRNLSLRSERKDLFSSATFMMLDEENLTRQYINCAFEKNGITLKNILEITTMDLLIEFSKIGLGIACVIREFVQEELSSGLLQEVNLGLTFPQRTVGFACKKTNLHLPIIESFLKKIG from the coding sequence ATGTCAAATAATCTTTCTCTTTACAATATTTTTTACACAGTCGGCAAAACCAGCAATATTTCCAAAGCAGCCAAAGAGCTCTATATCAGCCAGCCTGCCATCAGCAAAGCAATCCGAAGGCTGGAAGAAGAACTTCAAACTGTGCTTTTTAAACGTTCTTCCCGTGGGGTCTTTCTGACAGATGAGGGAAAACTGCTTTTTCATCATGTGGAATCTGCCTTCAATTCTCTAAAAACCGGCGAAGATTTGCTAGCTCACAATCGCACTCTAGGAATATCCCAGCTTAGAATCGGAGGCAGCACCACCCTATGCAAATATATCCTTCTGCCCTATTTAAAAAACTTCATTCAAGCTCACCCACACGTAAAGCTCACAATCAGCTGTCAGTCCACCTACCAGACTCTTAGTCTGCTAGAAGAAGGAAAAATTGATATCGGACTAGTGGGAAAAACCCAGAACCTGAAAAACTTTTCTTTTCATCCCCTGTGTCCGATACAAGATACATTTGTATCCACAAAAGACTATCTCAGAAATCTCTCCTTGCGCTCTGAACGCAAAGATCTCTTCTCTAGCGCTACCTTTATGATGCTGGATGAAGAAAACCTCACCCGCCAATACATCAACTGTGCCTTTGAGAAAAACGGAATCACACTCAAAAACATTCTAGAAATCACCACTATGGACCTGCTAATTGAGTTTTCCAAGATCGGCCTGGGTATCGCCTGCGTGATTCGCGAGTTTGTCCAGGAGGAGCTCTCTTCAGGACTGTTGCAGGAAGTCAACCTGGGGCTTACGTTTCCCCAGAGGACCGTCGGTTTTGCCTGCAAAAAGACGAATTTACATCTTCCCATAATAGAAAGCTTTCTCAAAAAAATCGGATAG
- a CDS encoding DUF4234 domain-containing protein, translated as MMGKERSIVLCIIFTIITCGIYGIYWMIVLNDDMLDALEEEGTSGGMVFLFSLITCGIYGLYWIYQMGKRVDRLNDRYGRHTDNSGLLYLLVSIIGLQIVVYAIMQNELNLYFRDSNFKYY; from the coding sequence ATGATGGGAAAGGAAAGAAGCATTGTATTGTGCATTATATTTACAATCATTACCTGTGGAATTTATGGCATTTACTGGATGATTGTGTTGAATGATGATATGCTGGATGCTCTAGAAGAAGAGGGAACCAGCGGAGGAATGGTATTTCTGTTCAGTCTGATTACTTGTGGAATCTATGGATTATACTGGATTTATCAGATGGGAAAACGGGTGGACCGGCTGAATGACAGGTATGGGCGCCATACAGACAATTCAGGGCTGCTCTACCTTCTGGTGTCTATCATCGGTTTACAGATCGTTGTGTATGCGATTATGCAAAATGAGTTAAATCTCTATTTCCGTGATAGTAATTTCAAATACTATTAA